From the Psilocybe cubensis strain MGC-MH-2018 chromosome 6, whole genome shotgun sequence genome, the window AGGCGGCATTCCGGCATCACTCATTTACGAGGTGCGGCACTTCGGCATGCATCAAAGGTGATCTAAAAATAGTCAGCGGAAGAATCACTCTTCTGCGTTCATTTGGTTTAAATTAGTCCGTAAACGCCTAAATGATCGAGTGGTCGTATTAAAAATCACAGTTagcctcctccttctcattTCCCCATATTAGAGCGCCTGGTGCATTCTTGGAAAGAGCATCTTGTTGTGCTATTTTTTAATTTCCTGTCTTTCTACTGCTTTCCCCTCCTCTCCTCGATTTCATTATCGCTGGATCAGAGATCGTTGCAAGTTATCTATACTCATCCAGTTCTCCTAATCAAACACTCCGAAAATCGTCCATGCATCTGCATACCCTAACCAGCCGCGACGAATTCGCGCCTTCCGGCGCAGAGTTGTACGACTCGGAGAAAAACTGCTCCAATAGCTTTTCATGGTTCAGACTCTGCCCAATTGACTTTGCTTTGTGGGGTGCGTGACCACGATACGAAACCTGCCATGGAAAATTTTCAGAAAGCTAATCAGATTCTCTTGTACTCTAGCTTTGATCACCCTGCTTATCTGTCTTGTATTCTGGAGAATATACGCGCGAAGTAGGAGGGTGTCAGAAACGCCGTTGACGGGACAAATGCCTACGCGATCGAGACATAAAGGGTACAAACGCCTGACACTTCCATACCCTTCCAGAAATCAGTTCCCATCAGACCCTTCACCCGCCTACGACGACGACTATGGCTATGAATACAAGAGTAAATTCGACCTTGAAAATAGTAAGTCGACTATCAaccttcctcttcttaaaGGTTAGTgatgtcaattttttttcgtcaCGGGCAGCCCACACACCTATGGACCCATACCACGTCGTCAACAGTCTCGACAACTCTCTGATATCCAAGGATGCCAATTTTATGGGCGCCTCTATCCCCGTGGCCGCTAAAGAGCAGAAAAAGTCTGGAAAATTTGGCCTCGGTCTAGGAATCACAATGGCTGAACGCAAATCGCCTATTCCTGAACATGCCGAGCACCTCGCTGAGGATAATGAAAGTCATTCGTGTGCGTTATATACgagttttgatttttctttctgcgcGCTAATGATTTTGTTTGGATTTAGTAacgcctcctccaccacctgcCTACCTCCGCAACCCGCGTTGGGACATGTAGCTCCCATCCACCCCAAACCCCATCTAAAACACAGTCGTTCTTGAACTCACATGTTGCACGTTGCCCAATTTTTATTCCTATATATACTTTCCTTCAGCTCTCAACGATATATGCAAAGTTTTGTCAAGATGCACCACGGCCAATTGCATGTCCACACTGCCAATTTATCGAGCTTTACATGAGGATAACCGCCTCATAACATCGATAGATTACAAATTATCCTATATACTCATACAACTAATATGCACTTCCTGCCCAAATATAAATCAGCATCCATCCATGAACCAGTCAAAGACAGAAGGGTATCAATAGGTGTAACAACGaaacgaaagaaagaaagaaaaaataaaaagctAGATAGATAGAGAAGCAATAAATTAGATCAAAAGGCGCACTTCCAACTCATCGCCCACTCTCGAACATCCGTCTCCTCTCGCCTACGCTAAGCCTCggttcttcctcatcctgaGGTTGCTCCACTTTCACTGTCGGTACAGGTGTAGACGTGGTATTATCCTGAACAagcgttgtcgttgtcgaaGTGCTGATAGAACCAGGTCGAGGCGGAACAGGGGGCGCCCCCGCAGGGGGCGTGAAGAATCCCTCTGCAATGACTCCATGGGCTTCCACTGCTGCACCTGACCCCTTCCTCGTCGTTCCCCGTCCAACCGAGATAGAGCCCTTGCGCAGAGTCCCAGTACCCAAGGCACCCTCTCCGATCTCGCCAACGCTCACGACAGACCTCGCCTTGCTATTATGTCCTCCGCGAACGGTCCCTGACCAGCCAGCAGAAggcgaagatgacgaaggtCCATCACCACTCGCATTCCCGTTAAATAGCGACTGCGTAGCGATGACCCTGCTCCCACCACCGCCGTTTGACTGCCGacttctcttcctcctggACGCGCCGTTCTGAGAATTAGGAGGCACGTATGTCGTCGATTGGTGTGTCCATGGCCCGCGACCAacaggctgttgctgtgacGCAGCGTTGTTCTCATCGTCATAGCTATAATCGTCCTCGTCCGCATCACCAAGAACGTACATCGGCTCGCGCGGGCTTCCCGATCCTTCGCTGTTGCCCTCGTATATCTGAGAGGTGCGTAATGTACGCCATGGAGCGACTGCCTCGCTTCGGTCAATGACCTCGTCAAAGATCTCATAGTAGCGTCGTATGCATAGGTCGATAACGGCGCCGAGTGTGCACTTCCCATCAGCCAGGTCTGGGCTTGGATCGGCATTCATGAGTTGGACGTTGACACTGCTGGTAGATCCCCCGCGTCCTGGGGTGGGAACGTTGCACATCAACACGTCACGCATGGGGTTGGAGCTCTTGACGAGGTTGGGTGTTATCACGATAGCGAGATTGGAGGATCCCATTTTGTTGTATTCGCTCCTCAGAGAAACGTCGTGAAGAATGTCTATATGTAATTGTCAGAGGTGAAACAACGCAGAGAAAATATGAAGAAACCTACGCATCACTTGTGAAAACAGGATATATGCGCATGGAACTAGCTCTGGTAACACCGACTCCCGGACATATCTCACAGCGGCCATTTCTGCAGCGTCGTATTCGGATGATCCGGAGGGCAGAGGACACCGTCTGACTACCCCATAGGTACTTTCAGGGAATATCGGCTCAGGAAGATCCCTAAGATATTTCTTCAACAAAACCGCGGCGAGATGCGGGTCAGCGAATGCCTCTAAAGAAACGACATTTCCACGATCATAAGCGTCCTGCGCCGCTCGAAGAagtgaagaagatggcgaACGCCGAAACAGGCCTTCCTCTTGCATGCCTATTATTATGAACACAGGAAGGTTACGTTATGTCATTTGGAGATAACATTAATTAACAGTAAGCGTACCTGATTGACGCAAATAATGGATTGCGTCTTTGACGACTCTAGGTATACCACCCTTTTCACCATCATAACCCATGAGATCTTCAAGGGGTACCCCAAAGACATTTGATCGACTTGGTACAGGCATCGTTATTTTACGTTCATATTTGAGGTTCTCTCTGAAGAAGTGTCAAGTGTGTGTAAGATAGAGTACTCTATAAAGGTGGAGTGATCTATGACGTACTGGTATACAGCTGGTGGGATATCGATTTGGGTGAGAGGTACATGGCGAGCGAGCTCAGAAAGTGTAGAGGTATATATCAGTTTTCTGAAGAACTTGGGACTAAAATCATCATCAGGATTTCGATTCACGAGTCAACAAGAAGACCAAACTTCATACCTGATAATTGCCCCCGCAAGGGAGAATAGCACTATAAAGAAAACTGTGAATACAAAATTAGTAGACAGTACTAAAGACATGTACttttggagaagaaagatgaGTGCACGATGTACTAAGAAGAGGAGGTAAATAATCATGGATGGCAAAATAAGCGCATAATCAAAGTACCAGTTGCTTAAGGTTCTTCCTGTACTTTCGGCTCAAACTGCGATACGCTTTCCAAACCCAGTTCCAACTTGGGGCATGCTTTGACCCGGCGGCAAAGAATACGACTGTGTAATCAGCTTCCACTTGATTTCATGGATGATCGATGGTGATTGAGAGCAGGAAAGTAGAAAAGAAGAACAGTTCAGTCAGACTTATATCACGAACAATTGAACAAATCTTACCGTATAAGTCTAGATAGGACAATATGCGCCTAAAGAGGTGAATACAATTAGAGGTTAGAGTGGGCCTTATCAAGCGAGGCTGAATGCGTACGAAAGGAGTAGGTCGTATGACACAACTTGTGGATCTGGCAAAGCTGAGGCGTTGAGGACAACCCTATAAGATATCCTCAGGTTCAGCACTGTGCTCGTCGTTTGTTGATTTGGAATAGACTGCTCCTACATTGGTCTTGTCCTGGCAAAAATGTCTCAGCACCGTGAATCCCACCGATATCGCTTAAAAGGGACTGGACGCACTCGAAATCGACCCCTGCTTGGAATATCATCTTCGCCAACACTTCCTGGACCAttctcttttcctcatcaCCGTGAGAGTATCCTTCACGATACGTCGGTGTACCCCCCTGAgacttcttcatccagttcGGAGTGACGTTGTTAATGAACATCTTCCGTTTCGTGTTTGGACTTGTGGGTGAACGCAAGTAGTCAAAAGCATCTCCATTCTTCGACTGATTAAAACCGGGAGACGATGGGGAAGATGGAGCAAGCGAAAGTGCCGCGAGACGTTGTTTCAGATTGAAGGAAGCAGGAGGCATTATCGAGTGTTAGTATAGCCTACAGGAGGCGTCGGAGTCGTCTGGCAGTTTTGTGGTTATTGTTGCGGGACAGCTTATTCGCAAGCCCACCGTCGTATGTTGGCTTTGCTGGCCGTCTGAGCGTGTGGTTTTCCAAGGTCGTAAATATCTTTCAATTCTGTGTGTCGCCGGGTATCCACATGGCTTGGGGCTTTTGCGGTGGATTTACAGATCACGTGTAGTAGTTCAAGAAATGAAAGTCGTGAACTCGACAGTCCGATTCTTGTTTCCGTACCACATCAGCGATGCAACCAATAATCTACGTTGTGAGGAGAGAGAACAAGGGGTTGCCATACGCAACAGCTCACCTACGGTCTTATTGCATAACGTGCAGCTTGCAAGCTGCCGCTCGTCGCGGGCAGCGATCAGGAACCAACCTGACGTTCCTGTCAAAAAACTCAAAAGCCTCTTTAAACGGCTTAGCTCGGTTCGTGAACAGGaacttggcaacaatactcTGATTCTTTAAGCTCGCAGCTGTATAGGATATACAAGAATTTTACTCTGTGTGAGTCCTTGCTTACTTGCTGATATATCCATACCTCAACATATGCTTCAATAAATCAGGGTTGCCTACACTTTCTGAAAATGGATATTTATTCAAATCTCTACGTCAATAGGTGGTGCTGTCCGTTGATTCTTTGCTGTCTACGATGCATCCGATATCATCGTAGACTCTGGTGAATTTGCGACTGCAAATTGAAGTGGGATGTCGCGATTTATCACGTCCTCCGCATTCTGCACCCTAAACTCTAGCGTTGGATTATGGTGCACTCTCCCATGAGAGATTCTAAACAGAATCAAAAACGGGGAAATGGTCTAGGCAGCAACATATTCACTTAGACGAGTTCCCTTTTATCAATCAAAAAGATTTTGCTCACGTATATCTGGGCCATCATCTGCAGGAGGATGAGGGCGGCATTCTCTTGAGCTTTGACCAGTACCAGCACAATCAAAACCAAATTGAATCCAACCACCAGCGCAGCGGATTCAATGCACATGGTTATGATGCGCATATATCTCGATCCATGCTCTCGTCCCAATGCATCTTGGATGAACTGTCGATGATAGAGGAGGCGGCCCACAATTAGGCCAGTGATCGCAACGTTAATGGCAAGTGTAATGCAGGCAAACATTGTCAAGGAGAGATCCGTTCTAGTAAATGGGAAAGTGTAGACTAGTCCAACAGCTGTGGTTCAAATTATGTTGTTGGTGAGTACCACGTCcttcaaagtcaaaaaagaaTACTTACCGAGAGAAGACAACATCAAAGATGAGCAGAATGCGAGAAACACTATCCTGCGAAGAGTTGACATTCCGTTGTAAACAACTGTGCAACGCCAAATCTTAACATGGTTTCGAGTCAAATATGTCCATTTTCCTCATAAATCAAAGCACTGCTTACCATGAACCCATCGGCGACCCAAATCACAAGGGTCACACAGCAATTCTCTACCAGCCGCATAGGAAAGCATTCACACGTCTTGCAGAGATTCTTGTTTAGCGACTGGGGAGAAAACGACAAAAAACTTGCGGTCGGGTATCGAAAGTTGAGCATCAGCGTTGATATCACCGCAACTGTACTAAGCATGAACATAAAGCACATAAACGCCCATACAAAACGTCTCGTAGATTTTGAGGGACCAATAGCACCGGCTTTCTGATGGGACGGTTGAATGTAGCGAAGGCGTGTCGAAAGAACGAAAAGTACGCATAATATTGTATATGCGCAGAGCGACAGGGCAGAGCTGATTTTAGAGTATTGGGCAGCTTTAACTGCGTCGCCTTCCGACAGGATAATCATAACTAAAGAAAGCGTTTAGGTGTTGCAGTTGGGAGTTCTTTCGATGTCCTCTGAGCGCCAAAGCCATTTAATGTTCAGGACTCTCGGTTATTCGGAAGCAAACTCAAGCGAAACCTAAGGATGCGGATTGTGTGAAGGCGAGCCCATCGCACTCCGTTCCTAAAATTCTTATGATGACGGTCAAGTATAAGCAGCGATGCTATTTCTGTATGTACTTCTAAAGGTGTTGTCGATGACTGACAATTTTGCCAGGTCAGAAGCACTTCATCTACTTAGAAGGGGTATCAGCTACCGGAGGTTTCTATTCGTTGGTTTCCCAGTCGGCTGGAAAGCAACGGCGTGCATCCTACAAGAAGGTGTATAGCAAAAGTTGGGTATTGATACAAACTCGGATGCCGATTCTAGCTTAAACCGGCATTCTGATTGAAGGACCTCTAAACTACCAACAAAGCATCAATATCAGGTCAACGACTTGAACTCCTCAATTTTAGGCATTCCAACGTCTTCAATATCGTCACTGTTAGGCGCCGGGCCCAGAAGCGTTCCTTACGGCAGGTTAATCATGATTAAATCGATTTTAGACAGCATACTACGTTACTAGACGTGTTGAAAATAATGCTTTAACTAGGCATCCAGGTGAGCTCGACTTACAGTTGAGGTATCGGTAAGTATAATACTACACATTGCACATATTGCTAATCGTTACCAAAACCAACTTCGTACTTGCTACCCGTTGTTTCCTGACTGGAAATGATACAGATTATCTTCAGTCCTTGGACATATAATCCGCAATTTTTTTGCGTAAAAGTCTCCCGGACATCCTCAGGGTTTAAACAGCTGTATCGTTATCGAGTGGCTCTGCTGTGATGAAATGCAAGCTATGAAGGTCGCGATCCACAACATCCTGCGCATCACGAGTTTTGAACGAGCTTGTATCCGTATGATGTACGCGATCGTACGCGACTTTGAATATGATCATCAATGGCGAGATGGCCTGGTGAAGGTACAAAAATTGTTTTAATTTGTCAGTACCACACCAATTATTGTCAATTAAAAATGCAATGGTGACTCACATATATTTGAACCATCAGCTCGACCAACATGAGAGAGGTGATATCGTTCTCCGAATGCAGGAGGACGAACACCACCAGGATGACGTTAAATGCAACTATCAGAGCAGCTGATTCGAAGAATAACACAGCGATCCGCATATATGGTGACCTATGCGCAGGTCCAAAAGTCTTTCGCAAGAAATACTGGTAGTATATCAGGCGTCCGGCAATAAGGGTTGTAGTAGATACGTTCACAACTAGTGTGATAAGGGAGAACAATGTAAGAGAAAGGTCTGTTCTCTTAGAGGGAATTATGTACACCAAACCAATGGCTGAGAAACAATTCAGTTTAGATGTGAAATGTCCAGCCAAAAAAAGATAACTCACCTATTGAAGCCAATGCTAGAAGAGAGCAGAATGACATCAGCCCTATGCGGCGAGGTCTTGAAGTTGCTTTGTATAAAGTCATACAGCGCCATAGCTATGTGCTCCATTAATATATTTTTCCTTTGCACGAAGACGGCAGAGGGAAATAAGCTCACCATAAATCCATCTGCAGCCCAAATGGAGGCTATCAAGCAGATATTTTCAAGCTGTCGTACTGGAGGGCACCAGCACACAGTGCATAAATTCTTGTTTATGGAGGGCGTAGAAAAAGATAGGAAATTGGACGCTGGATACTTGAAGTCAAGCACAAGAGTCGATACCAATGCAGCAGTGCTAATGGAGAAGAGAGTGACTGTATACGTAAGGAGAAAACGCCTCATATTTTGATAACCATCTTTTGGGAAGCGAAGGAGAAGATAGAGCGAGCATATAAAGAGAACCAGAACGACGCTATATGCCACAATTACTAGAGAAGAGTTAATATGCGCGAAACGGATGGATTTTTGGAAATCATCGTGGTCGAATATGAGTTCCATGGAGAAAAAATCACTTAAGCTGGCGAAGATGAAGTTGAGGCTAGCATGCTTTTTATCTGAAGGTATTTTTCAAGGACGACGAGAGCGGACGCTAGTTGACGCGACAGACACGGGTGTAGGGGTAGGAGAGTGACTCGATTGATTAATCGACTTCTTTGCTTCGGCGAGACGAACCTCGCGGCGCGACATCTTCCGAATAATCAACGAAAATCGCAAACGTGTGGTGAGTCCACTCAATCTAATAATAAAAATCGTGACAACTCGGTACACATTTAGTCAGCTTTGAAAAGAGACCTCGGTAAGATGCAGAAGGCCAAGAACGCTAGTGCAACTGACATTGGTTCATGTCAGATCATGTGCTGGTTAGTAATAAGGGAGATGATTGTTTTGGGAAAACGATGGGCGATATCGGACACGTTGAGAAAAGAACGGTGACTGTCGAGGACGATGGAACAAATTAAAGGAAAGGAGGATCCGGACCAGATAATCATGTATATGTCAAGTTTAGGTGTGCTCGGTCTAAATAGGCGCCCAACAAGATGTACCTGGATTCAAGATGGACATCTTGCTGAAGCAAGTCGATGGTCAACACACGATATTATCCAGATTTCAAAAAGGGTATTTATGACCTGGAATAGACGTAGGTTGGGCAAAGAATATTGATAAGGAGTCGTCACATAATACCTATCGAGGTTTCTAACTCTTGGCCCTTCTTGATTTTCCAAGTCTTTTGGTGCCGCCTCCTCGGGACTTGCCGCCAAATCCTCCTCTCCCACCTTTGCTTCCGCCACGTCCTgcgcctccaccaccacgTCCGCCACGTCCGCCAAAGCCGCCTCGTCCTCTGCCCCGACCACGGCCGGGGCCAAAGTCGTCAGTTGACTCTCGAGTATTGGATTTCGAGTGCCGTGTAGCGCCTCCAAAGCCAAATTTGGAATCGCGGGCAGAACGAGACATAGATTTTCCGTTGGAGCCTTTGCCACGCTTGGCGGGGCGGTCGGCAATAGCATCTTCGACTGCAATGTCGAACTCATCGTCGTTAGCCCCAGGGTTGTCCAGAATATCTTTTCTCTCTGATTAAAAAAATGTATTAGTAAACGGTAATATATACCGCACAAATAAGACACGCACTTCGTTTGAGCCCCTTAAGtttctcttccatctccTTCTTCGACTTCTCGCGTTCTTTGAGTTTTTCAACCTGTACTTGCTTGCCGAACTTCTTgccttctctctctttaCGCTTGTCCTCGCTCTTCTTGATTCCAGCAGACTCATTCAGTAGACGTTGACGAATGCGCTCCATATGAGAATCGCTTTTGATCATCTCAGCGAAGTAGTCGGCTGGTCGAGTGAAAGGGAAATTGTGTTTTGCAGCCAGAGCACGAGCAGCGTTCGCACCATGAAGAGCCTGTTTGTAGCTGAAATTTTTTAAAGATATTAATTCAAGTATCGAAAGTGGTGGAAATGTTAAAAAGGTACGTACAAAGCAAGTTCACGATTTAAGTCGTCGTTCACGTCTACGTCTATTGTTTGGGGATAGTTGAGCACAAGGGTCTCCGTCCATGGTAATGAAGGATCGAGCTGGATAGATTCGCGAATTTGGTCAAGAGCGACCTATACTTGATGTTAGAATTCGAACGCGTTAGAAGAGAACAAAAAC encodes:
- a CDS encoding Rho GTPase-activating protein 8, producing the protein MPPASFNLKQRLAALSLAPSSPSSPGFNQSKNGDAFDYLRSPTSPNTKRKMFINNVTPNWMKKSQGGTPTYREGYSHGDEEKRMVQEVLAKMIFQAGVDFEVVLNASALPDPQVVSYDLLLSRILSYLDLYVEADYTVVFFAAGSKHAPSWNWVWKAYRSLSRKYRKNLKQLYIVHSSFFSKMLFSLAGAIISPKFFRKLIYTSTLSELARHVPLTQIDIPPAVYQENLKYERKITMPVPSRSNVFGVPLEDLMGYDGEKGGIPRVVKDAIHYLRQSGMQEEGLFRRSPSSSLLRAAQDAYDRGNVVSLEAFADPHLAAVLLKKYLRDLPEPIFPESTYGVVRRCPLPSGSSEYDAAEMAAVRYVRESVLPELVPCAYILFSQVMHILHDVSLRSEYNKMGSSNLAIVITPNLVKSSNPMRDVLMCNVPTPGRGGSTSSVNVQLMNADPSPDLADGKCTLGAVIDLCIRRYYEIFDEVIDRSEAVAPWRTLRTSQIYEGNSEGSGSPREPMYVLGDADEDDYSYDDENNAASQQQPVGRGPWTHQSTTYVPPNSQNGASRRKRSRQSNGGGGSRVIATQSLFNGNASGDGPSSSSPSAGWSGTVRGGHNSKARSVVSVGEIGEGALGTGTLRKGSISVGRGTTRKGSGAAVEAHGVIAEGFFTPPAGAPPVPPRPGSISTSTTTTLVQDNTTSTPVPTVKVEQPQDEEEPRLSVGERRRMFESGR
- a CDS encoding rRNA-processing protein EBP2, producing the protein MPSTVKAKPSKSTVPKADKAKKEAKVKAPKSTSKAVEKAPSPPPPAPEPVEEPEESEEEDSDDDDDDEGVDEEGMARLMQLLGDDALDDFGKAQLEALSGGIEGEDDDEDEDWTSEEEGDEEGESGSDNDEDEDLEVDAEELEALSGEEEGNSEDEEEEEAVPLDEIDEDLDEDVVPRQKIEIDNKVALDQIRESIQLDPSLPWTETLVLNYPQTIDVDVNDDLNRELAFYKQALHGANAARALAAKHNFPFTRPADYFAEMIKSDSHMERIRQRLLNESAGIKKSEDKRKEREGKKFGKQVQVEKLKEREKSKKEMEEKLKGLKRKRKDILDNPGANDDEFDIAVEDAIADRPAKRGKGSNGKSMSRSARDSKFGFGGATRHSKSNTRESTDDFGPGRGRGRGRGGFGGRGGRGGGGAGRGGSKGGRGGFGGKSRGGGTKRLGKSRRAKS